A single genomic interval of Procambarus clarkii isolate CNS0578487 chromosome 17, FALCON_Pclarkii_2.0, whole genome shotgun sequence harbors:
- the LOC138365756 gene encoding uncharacterized protein, giving the protein MGGASCGDTVRRMMRRIGTYGVWSQYSLVGRKRKRVFKTLDICNVIIKACINTHTNATERDVETSIADMLKNAPNKHGGNRYKGGEARIHVHHIAESDMTNNENSGEPGAWHTAESSLMSI; this is encoded by the exons atgggcggtgcaagctgtggagacacagtgagacgaatgatgaggaggatagggacctatggggtctggtctcagtattcactcgttgggcgcaagaggaaacgtgtcttcaaaaccttggatatttgtaatgtaataataa aagcctgtatcaacacccacactaatgcaactgaaagagatgttgagacaagtattgctgatatgttgaagaacgccccaaacaaacacggtggaaacagatacaag ggtggtgaagcaagaatacatgtgcatcacatagcagagtcggatatgacgaataatgaaaacagcggagagcctggtgcatggcataccgctgaatcttctctaatgtctatatag